A genomic window from Methanobacterium sp. BRmetb2 includes:
- a CDS encoding amino acid transporter, producing the protein MSNEKSLGFWSVVAIGIGGMVGGGIFAVLGLAVELSHGGTPVAFLIAGLVALITSYSYVKLSVKYPSQGGTVEFLNQSFGPGLTTGTLNILLFLSYIIMLSLYAYAFGSYGASFFPSEIQPLWRHIFTSIIIIVLTGLNILGARTVGRFEEAIVAFKISILLLFVSVGILSVNTQNLQPSTWSNTLSLIAGGIIIFVAYEGFELIANTAEDVKNPEKTLPRAYYFSVILVIILYILVALVTVGNLPLDQITAAKDYALAAAAKPFLGMTGFILIAVAALFSTGSAINATLYGTSRVSYIIAKEGELPEQLEKKIWNKPLEGLLITSLITLIVANLFDVSQIATMGSAGFLIIFAAVNASNINLHKSTDSSKYVSFTGLVVCIAALIALILQTLFKSPLDIWILIILLLSSFSIEFIYQKITGRKIQQIYDKAKKIFNDLNNAKL; encoded by the coding sequence ATGTCCAATGAAAAATCTTTAGGATTTTGGTCGGTTGTAGCTATAGGAATTGGAGGTATGGTTGGTGGGGGTATTTTTGCGGTTTTAGGATTAGCTGTGGAATTATCTCATGGAGGAACTCCAGTAGCATTCTTAATAGCTGGTTTGGTAGCACTTATAACCTCTTATTCCTATGTTAAATTATCAGTTAAATATCCAAGCCAAGGTGGTACAGTAGAATTTTTAAACCAATCATTTGGTCCGGGGTTAACTACCGGCACTCTTAATATCTTATTATTTTTAAGTTATATTATAATGCTTTCACTGTACGCATATGCCTTTGGAAGTTACGGAGCAAGCTTCTTTCCCAGTGAAATACAACCATTGTGGCGGCATATTTTTACTTCAATTATTATTATAGTCTTAACTGGTCTGAATATTTTAGGTGCTCGTACAGTTGGAAGATTTGAAGAAGCAATTGTAGCATTTAAAATCAGTATATTATTGCTTTTTGTTTCGGTAGGAATTTTAAGTGTTAATACTCAAAATTTGCAACCTTCAACTTGGAGCAACACCCTATCCTTAATTGCAGGTGGTATTATTATTTTCGTAGCCTACGAAGGCTTTGAATTAATAGCTAACACTGCTGAGGATGTTAAAAATCCAGAAAAAACCCTTCCACGGGCTTATTATTTTTCAGTTATCCTGGTGATTATTCTATACATACTGGTGGCACTGGTTACTGTGGGTAATCTTCCCCTAGACCAAATAACAGCAGCTAAAGATTATGCTCTTGCAGCTGCAGCTAAACCCTTTTTAGGCATGACTGGTTTTATCTTAATTGCAGTTGCTGCACTTTTTTCTACTGGTTCTGCTATAAATGCCACGTTATATGGTACTTCACGGGTTAGCTACATAATTGCCAAAGAAGGCGAGTTACCAGAACAGTTAGAAAAGAAAATTTGGAATAAACCACTGGAAGGTCTTTTAATTACTTCTCTAATTACTTTAATTGTAGCCAATCTTTTCGATGTTTCTCAAATAGCTACTATGGGAAGTGCTGGTTTTTTAATTATTTTTGCCGCAGTGAACGCCTCCAACATAAATTTACATAAATCAACTGATAGTTCTAAATATGTATCCTTTACCGGTTTAGTAGTATGTATTGCTGCTTTAATAGCCCTTATACTGCAGACACTGTTTAAATCACCTTTAGACATATGGATATTAATAATTCTACTTTTATCATCTTTTTCAATAGAATTTATTTATCAAAAAATTACTGGACGAAAAATTCAACAAATTTATGATAAAGCTAAAAAGATCTTTAATGATTTAAATAATGCCAAACTTTAG